CTGATCGCTTAAACGAAAAGGAGCCAATCTATGAAAACAAAGACCGCCTTTTGTCTGTTTGCCGTGCTTTTCTTGGTTTCATTCACTTTTGCCGGCGTTACCGAAATGAAGATCTGGACGGATGAAGTGATGGATCCCGATCCGGATCAAATGAATCCTGTGACGAGCAAGGTTACGCGATACGGCACCAAGTCAAATCCGGCGAGTTACTATGTGGTTCGCTGGTGTACGAATCGCGAACCGGCCGGTGACTATATGAACATCACCGCCACCGATCCGGTCCCCGCCGCCGGCCCCTATTGTATGGATGTCGGTATGGGTCCTGTGCCGGGACCGAATTTGTGGATGGATATGCGTAGGGACGATGCGGCTCCAGGATGGACGGAACCGTTGGACGCTTCTGCTACAGAACGGGTAACCTTTTGGATCAAGGCTGAGCCCAATACCTGCCCGGTTTGGTTTTACGCTCTTGACTGGCCTTCTCCGGCTGGTTTCAAAAATGTTTCCGCCGCCATACGCATTGAAGGGGAAACGGTGATCACTCAGGATGAATTTGGAGAATGGATGGCCCGGCTGAAGACCTTTAATGGCCAGTGGCAATTCGTATCCATCCCCTGGGCTTTTCTACAAATTGCCGATTCCGCCGCCGTCCATGCGGTCGTGCCCTTTAGCTTTGTTCATGAGGGAACCAGCTACGGTGGAGCGGACAACGATGGCCCGGCGTATGCGTTCACGCCCGCCACTTTGTGGAGCTTGACTTGGGCGTCGGCAACTACAGATGATGGCCCGACGAGCGTTTGGAATGCGACCTATGCCACATCGCCCGACTGCAAGTGGAATCTTCCTTTGGGCAGCCCCGGAGTGCCGGATCAGCGATGGAGCATCGACGAAATCGTCTTCTGCCTGAAC
This is a stretch of genomic DNA from bacterium. It encodes these proteins:
- a CDS encoding T9SS type A sorting domain-containing protein; the protein is MKTKTAFCLFAVLFLVSFTFAGVTEMKIWTDEVMDPDPDQMNPVTSKVTRYGTKSNPASYYVVRWCTNREPAGDYMNITATDPVPAAGPYCMDVGMGPVPGPNLWMDMRRDDAAPGWTEPLDASATERVTFWIKAEPNTCPVWFYALDWPSPAGFKNVSAAIRIEGETVITQDEFGEWMARLKTFNGQWQFVSIPWAFLQIADSAAVHAVVPFSFVHEGTSYGGADNDGPAYAFTPATLWSLTWASATTDDGPTSVWNATYATSPDCKWNLPLGSPGVPDQRWSIDEIVFCLNQGTGITDVDGKASIMPLEYSLSNNYPNPFNPSTQIEYSIPISNPVSIEVFNALGQKVKTLVNRTMTPGTYQAVWNGTDDSGNAVPSGVYYCRMASSHFNSVKKMLLLK